The Paeniglutamicibacter sulfureus genome includes a region encoding these proteins:
- a CDS encoding IclR family transcriptional regulator translates to MDRAAKILAALAAYGLSGGRLVDIARDSGIARPTVHRLLQELVAVDYVRQLSDKRYGLGAGLFALSLSVPSPVRDMNAIKVAAQDLSDQCGDTVYVAIRQFNSVHYLVRTSGSFPIRTHSVAVGDTMPLTSSYSGLVLLSGMDRLAQEEFLDRLPEGPTSHYWPRSAEEHEAEIRRALTQNAREGYISGKDVVIPGVAGLALAVPSRTQHPYMTVSISAVESRLATERIKDLLPLLQNTAKRISAAID, encoded by the coding sequence GTGGACCGCGCAGCAAAGATCCTTGCTGCCCTAGCGGCGTATGGGCTGAGCGGTGGTCGGTTGGTTGACATTGCCCGGGACTCTGGCATCGCCCGACCGACGGTGCACCGGCTCCTCCAAGAGTTGGTGGCCGTGGACTATGTGCGTCAATTGTCGGACAAGCGTTACGGCTTGGGCGCCGGATTGTTCGCGCTGAGCCTGAGCGTGCCGAGCCCGGTTCGCGATATGAATGCGATCAAAGTCGCCGCCCAGGATCTCTCCGATCAGTGCGGGGATACCGTGTATGTGGCAATTCGCCAGTTCAACTCCGTGCACTATCTGGTCCGCACCAGCGGCAGCTTTCCGATTCGCACCCACTCGGTTGCGGTGGGTGACACCATGCCGCTGACCTCAAGCTACTCAGGACTCGTCCTGCTTTCCGGCATGGACCGCCTTGCGCAGGAGGAATTCCTGGACCGGCTGCCGGAGGGTCCAACCAGCCACTATTGGCCCCGCTCCGCCGAGGAACACGAGGCGGAGATTCGCAGGGCCCTGACGCAGAACGCCAGGGAGGGTTATATCAGCGGAAAAGACGTCGTCATTCCGGGAGTCGCTGGGCTGGCGCTAGCCGTGCCGTCCCGGACGCAACACCCGTACATGACCGTGAGTATCTCGGCGGTTGAATCGCGATTGGCTACCGAGCGCATCAAGGATTTGCTCCCCTTGCTGCAAAATACGGCCAAACGCATTTCCGCTGCCATTGACTAG
- a CDS encoding SDR family NAD(P)-dependent oxidoreductase — protein sequence MPSTSVLRGQAAIVTGAAGGIGAATAHKLAGLGAGIVCVDLDSDAAAEVATSIVAAGGQAVSLAGDVTDPSLGLSATVLAQETFGSVDILVNNAGMGSAMRPLWEVELEEWRRDIDINLTSQFMMCKAVVPSMIASGYGRILNVASAAGMEGHALSGGYSVAKAGVIAMTKVLGKELAAQGVIVNAIAPALIGSGMLQQAWFNDEVKEKLLGRIPMGRVGEPEEVAEMIAFLTSPAVSFSTGAVFDLSGGRATY from the coding sequence ATGCCTAGTACTTCCGTTCTTCGGGGCCAGGCGGCCATTGTCACCGGTGCAGCCGGTGGAATCGGCGCCGCCACCGCTCACAAGCTCGCTGGCCTGGGTGCCGGCATCGTCTGTGTCGATCTGGATTCAGACGCCGCGGCCGAGGTGGCCACTTCGATCGTGGCTGCCGGCGGACAAGCGGTTTCCCTCGCCGGCGACGTCACGGATCCCTCGCTCGGGCTATCCGCTACTGTCCTGGCGCAGGAAACGTTCGGCAGTGTCGACATCCTGGTCAACAACGCCGGCATGGGAAGCGCCATGCGCCCCCTGTGGGAAGTGGAACTCGAAGAGTGGCGCCGGGATATCGACATCAACCTCACCAGCCAATTCATGATGTGCAAGGCGGTGGTTCCCTCCATGATCGCCAGCGGCTACGGCCGAATTCTCAATGTCGCCTCGGCCGCGGGGATGGAGGGCCATGCGCTCTCCGGCGGCTACTCGGTGGCCAAGGCCGGGGTCATCGCGATGACCAAGGTCCTGGGCAAGGAACTGGCAGCCCAGGGCGTCATCGTCAACGCGATCGCCCCGGCGCTGATCGGTTCAGGCATGCTCCAACAAGCGTGGTTCAACGACGAGGTCAAGGAAAAGCTGCTCGGACGCATTCCCATGGGGAGAGTTGGCGAACCGGAAGAAGTGGCGGAGATGATTGCCTTTCTCACTAGCCCCGCCGTCAGCTTCTCCACCGGGGCGGTCTTTGACCTTTCCGGCGGACGGGCCACCTATTAA